The following proteins are encoded in a genomic region of Nitratireductor sp. GISD-1A_MAKvit:
- a CDS encoding tetratricopeptide repeat protein — translation MSDDSFIREVNEELRQDQFKSLWRRFGPVAIGAAVLIVVATAGYVGYERWTSSRANASGDAFSQALGLARQGETEEALAAFEELEESGYGSYPLLARMRSATVLADDGDVDGAVAAFDAIAADGSVSDVIADIARLRSGLLLVDHGSHADVSARVETLTADGNALRHTAREALGLAAWKEGKRDDALQLFQQIASDAEAPRNTRQRAEMMIELIVGSGPAE, via the coding sequence ATGTCCGACGACAGTTTCATTCGCGAAGTCAACGAAGAGCTCCGCCAGGATCAGTTCAAATCCCTGTGGCGTCGTTTTGGCCCTGTGGCCATCGGCGCGGCCGTGTTGATCGTGGTCGCGACGGCTGGCTATGTGGGCTATGAACGCTGGACGTCGTCACGCGCGAACGCATCGGGAGACGCGTTCTCGCAGGCGCTTGGCCTGGCGCGTCAGGGCGAGACGGAGGAGGCGCTTGCCGCCTTCGAGGAACTGGAAGAGAGCGGTTACGGCTCTTACCCGCTTCTCGCCCGCATGCGCTCGGCGACGGTTCTTGCCGATGACGGCGACGTGGATGGCGCCGTTGCGGCATTCGACGCGATTGCGGCCGATGGATCGGTGAGCGACGTGATTGCCGATATTGCCCGTCTGCGCTCGGGGCTCCTGCTCGTGGATCACGGTTCACATGCGGATGTTTCGGCGCGGGTGGAGACCCTGACGGCCGATGGCAACGCGTTGCGCCACACGGCGCGTGAAGCGCTGGGGCTGGCAGCCTGGAAGGAAGGCAAGCGCGATGACGCATTGCAGCTTTTCCAGCAGATTGCGAGCGATGCCGAAGCGCCGCGCAACACCCGCCAGCGCGCCGAAATGATGATCGAGCTGATCGTCGGTTCGGGCCCGGCCGAATAA
- a CDS encoding AtpZ/AtpI family protein, with amino-acid sequence MADKDQPDDLELRRADLERALAKKRPAKHDGGEGKTKGDMAGVGQALRLSSEFVAGVAVGAALGWVIDHFAGTSPWGLIIFLLLGFGAGVLNVLRASGQIAEFGAGTPKGDRDPGKK; translated from the coding sequence GTGGCCGACAAGGATCAGCCGGACGACCTGGAACTCCGGCGCGCCGATCTGGAGAGGGCTCTCGCAAAGAAGCGGCCGGCAAAGCACGACGGCGGCGAGGGGAAGACGAAGGGCGATATGGCGGGCGTCGGACAGGCGCTCAGACTGTCCAGCGAGTTTGTGGCCGGCGTTGCCGTCGGTGCTGCGCTGGGCTGGGTCATCGATCATTTCGCCGGCACGTCGCCCTGGGGGCTGATCATTTTCCTGCTCCTCGGTTTCGGGGCAGGGGTTCTCAATGTCCTGCGAGCGTCAGGACAGATTGCTGAATTCGGGGCCGGCACGCCAAAGGGCGACCGGGATCCCGGGAAGAAATGA
- a CDS encoding F0F1 ATP synthase subunit A: protein MANDPIHQFQISKWIPIEVGGLDFSFTNSSAFMVATVVAASAFLFLTTSSRGLVPGRLQSISEMSYEFVASMLRDSAGSHGMRFFPFVFSIFMFVLMANLLGLFPYFFTVTSHIIVTFALALLVIGTVVVYGFWKHGFGFLKLFVPEGVPGVVVPLVVLIEIVSFLSRPVSLSVRLFANMLAGHITLKVFAGFVTSMSALGAAGVAGAILPLIMTVAITGLEFLVAFMQAYVFAVLTCMYLNDAVHPGH, encoded by the coding sequence GTGGCCAACGATCCGATCCATCAGTTCCAGATTTCCAAATGGATTCCGATTGAGGTCGGCGGACTGGATTTCTCGTTCACGAATTCGTCCGCCTTCATGGTGGCGACGGTCGTAGCGGCCAGCGCCTTCCTGTTCCTGACGACGTCGAGCCGCGGCCTGGTGCCCGGCCGTCTTCAGTCGATCTCGGAAATGAGTTACGAGTTCGTGGCCTCGATGCTGAGAGATTCGGCCGGGTCGCACGGGATGCGGTTCTTCCCGTTCGTGTTCTCCATCTTCATGTTCGTGCTCATGGCCAACCTGCTTGGCCTGTTCCCGTACTTCTTCACCGTTACCAGCCACATCATCGTGACCTTCGCGCTTGCGCTTCTGGTGATCGGCACCGTGGTGGTCTACGGTTTCTGGAAACACGGGTTCGGCTTTCTGAAGCTGTTCGTGCCTGAGGGGGTGCCGGGAGTGGTGGTTCCACTCGTCGTGCTGATCGAAATCGTCTCTTTCCTTTCCCGCCCGGTCAGCCTTTCGGTTCGTCTGTTCGCCAACATGCTGGCCGGACACATCACGCTCAAGGTTTTTGCCGGTTTCGTCACCTCCATGAGTGCGCTTGGCGCAGCCGGTGTTGCCGGTGCCATCCTGCCGCTCATCATGACGGTTGCGATTACCGGTCTCGAGTTCCTCGTCGCATTCATGCAGGCCTATGTCTTTGCAGTCCTGACCTGCATGTATCTCAACGACGCCGTTCATCCTGGCCACTGA
- a CDS encoding polysaccharide deacetylase: MTLASTTLCFAGETAQTQYVIISFDGALHLEQWERSRALARETGARFTYFLSCVYLLSPETRKAYQAPGMARGRTNVGSGYSREDVAGRLSQIWSARSEGHELASHGCGHFDGGKWSADDWSAEFDQFSTIVANAWKLNGIEGEPQGWQEFARSGFRGFRAPYLSTSKGLFRTLENKGFAYDASTVSSGPAIPEKRNGVTRFSLPLIPEGPRDRQVIAMDYNLYVRHSGGKEKPEAASAFEQRAYEAFMASFEKEYAGRRTPMQLGFHFTLMNEGAYWNALERFARNVCVRADVKCVSYQTYLEAVSDRAPAAQGGT; encoded by the coding sequence ATGACCCTGGCGTCGACCACCCTCTGCTTTGCCGGTGAAACCGCGCAGACTCAATATGTAATCATTTCTTTCGACGGGGCACTGCATCTGGAACAGTGGGAGCGCAGCCGTGCTCTGGCCAGGGAAACGGGCGCGCGTTTCACCTATTTTCTGTCCTGCGTCTATCTTCTGTCTCCAGAAACGCGCAAAGCCTACCAGGCGCCGGGCATGGCGCGTGGTCGCACCAATGTCGGCAGTGGCTATTCGCGTGAGGATGTCGCCGGACGACTGTCACAGATATGGAGCGCCCGCTCGGAAGGCCACGAACTGGCCAGTCATGGCTGCGGGCATTTCGATGGCGGGAAATGGAGTGCCGACGACTGGTCGGCGGAGTTCGATCAGTTTTCCACCATCGTTGCCAATGCCTGGAAGCTGAACGGGATAGAGGGCGAGCCGCAGGGCTGGCAGGAATTCGCCCGTTCCGGGTTCCGCGGGTTCCGGGCGCCTTATCTTTCCACCAGCAAGGGGCTTTTCAGAACGCTGGAGAACAAGGGGTTTGCCTATGATGCAAGCACGGTTTCCAGCGGACCGGCGATTCCTGAGAAACGCAATGGCGTCACCCGGTTCTCTCTTCCTCTCATTCCGGAGGGGCCGCGAGACAGGCAGGTCATCGCCATGGATTACAATCTTTATGTCCGTCATTCCGGTGGAAAGGAGAAGCCAGAAGCGGCTTCCGCCTTCGAACAGCGCGCCTATGAGGCGTTCATGGCATCGTTCGAGAAGGAGTATGCCGGTCGTCGCACTCCCATGCAGCTCGGCTTCCATTTCACGCTCATGAATGAGGGAGCCTACTGGAATGCACTGGAACGCTTCGCCCGCAATGTGTGCGTGAGAGCCGATGTGAAATGCGTGAGCTACCAGACATATCTGGAAGCCGTCTCCGACAGGGCGCCCGCGGCCCAGGGCGGCACCTGA
- a CDS encoding sugar-binding transcriptional regulator yields the protein MAYRPADQIIHKAAWLYYTHGLRQDEVAQRLNISRASVALYLRKAREAGIVNISTSTHLFSGERLARQMEDAFGLEAVWLVGEDSLSPSPAAEIPTLAANVFLEMVENGNQVCVAWGRTVYDIADAMSYADREGVTVVEMCGNLGSPYAYRPDQCTMEIARRLNAKGLNFYAPLVLSTEELACALREEPVIREQLDGIGECDLALFTVGALDTDSHVIKCGALSIDELEKLKGMGATGVIAGQIITADGKLLDCDYNRRMISADFDAIRAIPKRLMVVQEDEKLEPLKAAIAGRFFTHLVTTSSMATALLKHHAASEPTPA from the coding sequence ATGGCTTATCGTCCTGCAGACCAGATCATACACAAGGCCGCCTGGCTATATTACACGCACGGCCTGCGTCAGGACGAGGTGGCGCAGCGGCTCAACATTTCGCGCGCGTCGGTGGCGCTCTATCTGCGCAAGGCCCGCGAGGCCGGCATCGTCAACATCTCCACGTCCACCCACCTCTTCAGCGGCGAGCGTCTCGCCCGCCAGATGGAAGATGCGTTCGGGCTCGAAGCCGTGTGGCTTGTGGGGGAGGATTCCCTTTCGCCCTCGCCGGCTGCAGAAATCCCGACACTGGCTGCCAATGTCTTTCTCGAAATGGTCGAGAATGGCAATCAGGTCTGCGTTGCCTGGGGCCGCACCGTCTACGACATCGCCGACGCCATGAGCTATGCCGACCGCGAAGGTGTGACGGTTGTGGAAATGTGCGGCAATCTCGGCTCGCCCTATGCCTATCGCCCCGACCAGTGCACCATGGAAATCGCCCGGCGGCTCAACGCCAAGGGCCTCAATTTCTATGCCCCCCTTGTTCTGAGCACCGAGGAACTGGCGTGCGCCCTGCGCGAAGAGCCCGTCATCCGCGAACAGCTCGACGGTATCGGCGAATGCGATCTGGCCCTCTTCACGGTCGGCGCGCTCGATACCGACAGCCACGTCATCAAATGTGGCGCCCTCAGCATCGACGAGCTGGAAAAGCTGAAAGGCATGGGGGCCACCGGTGTCATCGCCGGCCAGATCATCACCGCGGATGGCAAATTGCTCGACTGTGACTACAACAGGCGCATGATCTCGGCCGATTTCGATGCCATCCGCGCCATACCGAAGCGCCTGATGGTGGTGCAGGAGGACGAGAAACTCGAACCTCTGAAGGCCGCCATCGCCGGTCGTTTCTTCACCCATCTGGTCACCACCTCCTCCATGGCGACAGCGCTTTTGAAGCACCATGCCGCCAGTGAACCCACGCCGGCCTGA
- a CDS encoding YMGG-like glycine zipper-containing protein, which yields MKKSLLLVPALLLGVAACTPTQQGAAFGGASGAAIGALASGNKVEGAIVGGAIGTVAGALIGRASENSNRCIYRDEYGRRYEARCPRGY from the coding sequence ATGAAAAAATCACTGCTTCTCGTACCGGCGCTTCTTCTTGGCGTCGCAGCCTGCACCCCCACGCAGCAGGGTGCGGCTTTCGGCGGCGCCAGCGGTGCTGCCATCGGCGCACTCGCGTCCGGCAACAAGGTTGAAGGTGCAATCGTCGGCGGTGCCATCGGCACCGTAGCGGGTGCTCTCATCGGCCGCGCGTCGGAAAACAGCAACCGCTGCATCTACCGCGACGAGTACGGTCGCCGCTACGAAGCGCGTTGCCCGCGCGGGTACTGA
- the der gene encoding ribosome biogenesis GTPase Der: MAFKLAIIGRPNVGKSTLFNRLAGRRLAIVDDTPGVTRDRRSHPARLQDLRFEVIDTAGLESAAAPSLEGRMRAQTEQAIEEADIAIFMIDARAGVMPDDATFANVLRRSGKPVVLVANKMDVNAARSGVLDAWELGLGDPVEVSAEHGLGMSDLRDAIVEGLGEDVALAEEPEAVIVSTDEIAVGEDVEPDSEEEAVYDSSKPLRIAIVGRPNVGKSTLINALLGEERMLTGPEAGITRDSISVDWEWRDRKIKLFDTAGMRRKARVQEKLEKLSVSDGLRAVRFAEVVIVVFDATIPFEKQDLQIADLIIREGRAPVIAFNKWDLIEDRQETLAELHEKTARLLPQVRGLQAVPISAETGRGFDRLMEAVEKTHRTWNSRISTGRLNRWLEAAVAQHPPPAVAGRRLKVKYITQIKTRPPGFVVSCSRPEAMPQSYVRYLVNGLRETFSLSGVPIRVALRTSDNPYAGRAKKRR, translated from the coding sequence ATGGCTTTCAAGCTCGCCATCATTGGCCGTCCGAATGTCGGCAAGTCGACGCTGTTCAACCGGCTTGCCGGGCGTCGACTGGCGATTGTCGACGACACGCCGGGGGTGACGCGCGACCGCCGTTCACATCCTGCCAGGCTGCAGGACCTGAGGTTTGAGGTTATCGACACGGCGGGACTGGAAAGCGCTGCGGCTCCTTCTCTGGAAGGGCGCATGCGCGCACAGACCGAGCAGGCGATTGAAGAGGCTGACATCGCGATCTTCATGATCGATGCCCGCGCCGGCGTGATGCCGGATGATGCGACATTTGCCAATGTGCTGCGCCGAAGCGGCAAGCCCGTGGTTCTGGTTGCCAACAAGATGGACGTGAATGCCGCCCGCAGCGGGGTTCTCGACGCGTGGGAACTGGGCCTTGGCGACCCGGTCGAGGTTTCGGCCGAGCATGGCCTGGGCATGTCGGATCTGCGTGACGCGATTGTCGAGGGGCTGGGCGAGGATGTTGCGCTCGCCGAAGAGCCGGAAGCGGTTATCGTATCGACCGATGAGATTGCCGTTGGCGAGGATGTTGAGCCGGATTCCGAAGAAGAGGCAGTCTATGATTCGTCGAAGCCTCTGCGGATTGCCATTGTCGGACGCCCGAATGTCGGCAAATCGACCCTGATCAACGCATTGCTTGGCGAAGAGCGTATGCTGACGGGCCCCGAGGCGGGCATCACGCGCGATTCGATCTCGGTCGACTGGGAGTGGCGCGACCGCAAGATCAAGCTGTTCGACACCGCCGGCATGCGCCGCAAGGCACGGGTTCAGGAAAAGCTGGAAAAGCTTTCCGTTTCAGACGGTCTGCGCGCGGTGCGCTTTGCCGAAGTGGTGATCGTGGTCTTCGACGCGACCATTCCGTTTGAAAAACAGGACCTGCAGATTGCCGACCTGATCATCCGCGAGGGCAGGGCACCTGTCATCGCCTTCAACAAGTGGGATCTGATCGAGGATCGGCAGGAGACGCTTGCCGAACTGCATGAGAAGACGGCGCGGCTTCTGCCACAGGTGCGCGGGTTGCAGGCCGTGCCCATCTCGGCGGAAACCGGGCGCGGTTTCGACCGACTCATGGAGGCGGTGGAGAAGACGCACCGCACTTGGAACAGTCGCATCTCCACGGGGCGTCTCAACCGTTGGCTCGAGGCGGCCGTCGCACAGCACCCGCCGCCGGCTGTCGCAGGGCGGCGTCTGAAGGTGAAATACATCACCCAGATCAAGACGCGGCCACCGGGTTTCGTGGTGTCTTGTTCGCGGCCGGAAGCCATGCCGCAATCCTATGTGCGTTATCTGGTCAACGGGCTGCGCGAGACGTTCAGTCTTTCCGGTGTTCCGATCCGTGTGGCGTTGCGCACCTCCGACAACCCCTATGCGGGCCGTGCAAAGAAGCGCCGCTGA
- a CDS encoding BCCT family transporter: protein MSNDIIEEDHGLEPGQDNIRLLGLDVHNPVFFISAVLIVAFVIITLIFRDSAGSILGGLRVWLTSTFDWVFMLSANLFVLFCIVVAFTPLGKVRLGGKDAVPEYSYSGWFAMLFAAGMGIGLMFFGVLEPMYHFNNPPLGLEAPLADGELVASAVPAAREMGMAATIFHWGLHPWAIYAVLALSLSLAAYNKGLPLSIRSAFYPILGERVRGWAGHLIDIMAVFATLFGLATSLGFGASQALAGLNELYGVPNTDTVKVLLIMGITGVALISVVAGLDAGVKRLSEINMVLAILLLLFVILFGPTLAIITGFFSNTWSYVKELPQLSNWIGREDTGFMHGWTTFYWAWWISWSPFVGMFIARVSKGRTVREFITCVLIIPTLVSILWMTTFGGTAMEQFLAQGYTGVQDTVVDYVPELSLFAMLADLPLAGISSLIGIVLVIVFFVTSSDSGSLVIDTITAGGKIDAPVAQRVFWALFEGLVAIVLLLGGGLAALQAGAIATGFPFAILLMVMLYATYKALRQERESGN from the coding sequence ATGTCAAACGATATCATCGAGGAGGACCACGGGCTCGAACCGGGGCAGGACAATATACGTCTGCTCGGTCTCGACGTTCACAACCCCGTTTTCTTCATTTCGGCCGTGCTGATTGTCGCATTCGTGATCATCACACTGATTTTCCGAGATTCGGCAGGCAGCATTCTGGGCGGTCTGCGTGTCTGGCTGACCTCGACCTTCGACTGGGTCTTCATGCTGTCGGCAAATCTTTTCGTGCTGTTTTGCATCGTTGTGGCGTTCACGCCGCTCGGCAAGGTGAGGCTGGGAGGCAAGGATGCCGTTCCCGAGTATTCCTACTCCGGCTGGTTTGCCATGCTTTTCGCCGCCGGCATGGGCATCGGCCTGATGTTTTTCGGCGTGCTGGAGCCGATGTATCACTTCAACAATCCGCCGCTTGGCCTCGAGGCGCCGCTGGCAGACGGCGAACTTGTCGCCAGCGCAGTACCGGCGGCGCGCGAGATGGGCATGGCCGCCACGATCTTCCATTGGGGGCTTCACCCCTGGGCGATCTACGCCGTTCTTGCGCTTTCGCTATCGCTGGCAGCCTATAACAAGGGCCTGCCGCTCTCCATCCGATCGGCCTTCTATCCCATACTGGGCGAGCGTGTGCGCGGCTGGGCCGGTCACCTGATCGATATCATGGCGGTTTTCGCCACCCTGTTCGGCCTCGCCACATCGCTGGGCTTCGGCGCTTCCCAGGCGCTGGCCGGCCTCAACGAACTTTATGGCGTGCCCAACACCGACACGGTCAAGGTTCTGCTGATCATGGGCATTACCGGCGTGGCCCTGATCTCCGTGGTTGCGGGGCTGGATGCCGGCGTGAAGCGGCTGTCGGAGATCAACATGGTCCTGGCGATCCTTCTTCTGCTCTTCGTCATCCTTTTCGGCCCGACGCTGGCCATCATCACCGGCTTCTTTTCCAACACCTGGTCCTATGTGAAGGAACTGCCGCAGCTTTCGAACTGGATTGGTCGCGAAGACACCGGCTTCATGCATGGCTGGACCACGTTCTACTGGGCCTGGTGGATTTCCTGGTCACCTTTTGTGGGCATGTTCATCGCCCGCGTTTCGAAGGGGCGCACCGTTCGGGAATTCATTACCTGCGTGCTGATCATCCCGACGCTTGTCTCCATTCTGTGGATGACCACGTTTGGCGGCACGGCGATGGAACAGTTTCTGGCCCAAGGCTATACGGGGGTTCAGGACACGGTTGTCGACTATGTGCCCGAACTCTCCCTGTTCGCCATGCTGGCCGACCTTCCGCTTGCCGGCATCAGCTCGCTGATCGGCATTGTGCTGGTAATCGTGTTCTTCGTGACATCGTCGGATTCGGGGTCGCTGGTCATCGATACAATCACCGCCGGCGGCAAGATCGACGCGCCGGTGGCACAGCGCGTGTTCTGGGCACTGTTCGAGGGGCTTGTTGCGATCGTGCTGCTGCTCGGCGGCGGCCTGGCGGCACTTCAGGCGGGCGCCATTGCGACCGGCTTTCCGTTCGCCATTCTTCTGATGGTGATGCTCTATGCCACCTACAAGGCATTGCGTCAGGAAAGGGAGAGCGGGAACTGA